Genomic window (Chloroflexota bacterium):
CCGTGGGAGCGGCTGCGACCCCATCTCCGGAAGGCGCTTGGGCCAAGCTCTCGGGAACGGCGATCCCGCGGCGGCGGTCCAGCCAACCTTTGAGCGCATCGCCGGTCCAGATGGTGGCAAAGACGAACTTGCCCCACGCCTTCTTGATGCCGATGAAGAGATACCGCGCGCCGTGATGGGTAAGCCACCCCATCGCCACCGAGGCCCTAGCGACCGCCCACGCGGCCTGCGACGGCGCGATGAAGATCAACCCGAGTATCCCAAGAAAGGCGACGCGGAAACCGCCGCCGACATGGGGCGCGCCAAGGATATGGCCGCCCATGTAGCCACCCACGCTCGCCTCCGCCAGCGCGCCGGCGCCGGTAAAGAAGAAGCACAGTGCGCCCCACAACATCATGGCGATCAGCGCCGCGCCTATCCACAGGTTCCACCTGCGGATAACGGACATGGGCCGCCCGGAGAACGCGGCGATAAAGACGATCGCAAAGGGAACGGCGATGAGGCTGCCGAAGCCGATATTCCGCCACCAGGTGGCGTGGGTGAAATAAAGGAGCGCGCCAAAGCCGATGAGGAGGAGCCCGGCGAGCATCTCGTGCCAAACGGAGACGGTAAAGAGGCTCTTGATAGCGCCGCCCGGAGAGGCGGCGAAACTCTTGATTGCTCCTAAAGGTCCGCTTGTTCTTGCCACGGCGCGCCTCCGCTATAGCCCCATCGCCACCGGGATGATCATCGGGCGACGCTTTGTCGCCTTGTAGAAGAACTGGCCCAAGGCCTCTTTGACCTTGGTCTGGACAAAGGGAATCTCCACCTGGCCCATATCATGGCTTAGGGTCTCAATGATCAGGCCCTTCGCCTGGGTCAGCACCTGGCTCTCTTCTTCCTCAAGAAAGCCGTACGAGACGATCTCAGGCTTGCGGACAGGCCGCGAGGTGCGGCTGTCTACAACGAGGAAGACGACGACGATGCCATCCTTGGAGAGCATCCGCCTGTCCCGAAGGACCACGCTCTCAGTTTCCCATCGCCCAAGGCCGTCCACGTAGATAGGCCCGGACTGAACACGCCCATGGCGATGGGCGTGTTCATGGTCAAGCTCCAGAACATCGCCATCTTCCATGATGAACGTTCTCTTCTCGCTGATGCCCAGAGACTTGGCGATGGCCGCATGGGCCACAAGGTGGCGGTACTCCCCATGGATCGGAACAAAGTGCTTCGGCTTGGTGAGGCTGATCATCGTCTTGAGCTCTTCCTGCGCGGCGTGGCCATGGACGTGGACAGTGTCCATCCGGTCATTGATGACCTTCACGCCAAGGCGCAGGAGGTTATCCACCGTTTTGTGAACAAGGGTCTCGTTGCCGGGGATGGGCGTGGCGGAGATGATGACCGTATCGCCCTCCCGCAGCGCTACTTCGCGATGGTCCTCATTCGCCATGCGCACGAGCGCGGAGGTCGGCTCGCCCTGGGCGCCGGTGGTGATGATGACCACCCGGTTAGGCGGCAGCATCTCCACTTCATCAATGCGCGCCAGCGTCCCTTCCGGGAACTTCAAGTAGCCGAGCTTGAGCGCCATCTGCACGTTCTCCACCATGCTGCGCCCCACGATGGCGATGCGCCGGTTGTGCTTGATGGCCGCCTCCGCTATCTGCTGAACGCGTGAGATCAGGGAGGCGAAGGTGGCGACGATAACGCGCCCCTCAGCCTGGCCGATCACGCGCAGCATCGTCTCGCCCACCAGCTGCTCTGAGGGCGTGAAACCCTGGACTTCGGCGTAGGTGGAGTCTGACATCAAGAGCGCCACACCCTCGCTGCCGAAGGAGGCCAGCTTCGCCAGGTCGGAGGCGCGGCCGTCCACCGGCGTGTGGTCGAACTTGAAATCGCCGGTGTGGATAACGGTTCCCACAGGCGTGCGGATGGCCACGCCCATCGCGTCCGGGATGCTGTGGCACACGCGGAAGAACTCCACATCGAACTTGCCCATGCGGATGCGCTCGCCAGGCCGTATCTCCTCGATGGGCGCATCCTTGAGGCCCTTGCTCTCCCGGAGCTTCACTCTGATGAGCCCGTGGGTAAGGCGGGAGGCATAGACCGGGGCCTCGAACTCGCCGAGGACGTAGGGCAGCGCGCCGATGTGGTCCTCGTGTCCGTGGGTGACGGCGATGCCGCGGAACTTTTCGGCCTTTTCCCGAAGGTAGGTCATGTCGGGGATGACAAGGTCCACCCCCAGCATCTCCTCGTCAGGGAACATGACGCCTGCGTCTACGGCGATGATGTCATCCCCGTATTCAAGGAGCATCATGTTCTTGCCTATCTCGCCCAGGCCGCCTAAGGGTATGACTCGCAGTTTCTCTTTACTCATGCACACTCGCTCATGGCCTAGAAAAGGCCCAGTTGTTTCGGCTCCGTCTTAGCCTCTTCCACTTTTGCCGCTTCCTTCAGGATTTGGGGGATCTTTTTGAAGTCACTCTGCAGGGTCTGCTTCAAGCTCTGCTGGTAAAGCGCCGCCGCCGGATGGTGGACCGGCAGAACAACCACACCGCCGATCTTGCGCGGCGAACCGTGGACCTTGCTGATGGAGTCACCAGGGAAAAACTTCGCCATGGAGTACCGCCCCAGCGTCACGATGACTTTGGGACTGATAAGCCGTATCTGCTCGTTGAGCCAGTCCGAGCAGGCGGTAATCTCGGCCGGCAAGGGGTCGCGATTTCCGGGCGGCCTGCATTTGACGACATTGGCGATAAAGACGTCCGACCGCTTCATCCCGATGGAGGCGATCAGTTCGTCAAGCAACTTTCCTGCTTGGCCCACAAAGGGGCGTCCCTGCTGGTCCTCGTTGTAGCCCGGTCCCTCGCCGATGAACATTACTTGGGCCTTCTCGCTGCCCTCGCCGGGGACAACGCGGGTACGCTGCTTGGAGAGCTCGCAAGCGGTGCAAGAGAGGCACGACTGATGAAGGGCGGACAGCGATTCGTACTGCTGCGCCATATTGGACTCAGTTCAAAACTTTCTTATATAGTAATAGTAGCACCCGGACTCCGAGGTCACAAGAAGCCGGATCGTGTCTTATGTAGAGTATACAGAAAACTGCGACTTTTGGGCCGCCTTCTTCTGTACGGAGGAACGCAGCCGAACGACCCGAGTTAGGGCTGATCATACGCGTGACGCGATTTGAGGCTCTTCAGATGCCTTGCTAGACTAGCCGCCCGCATCAAAGCGCAGAAAGCACCACGATGGAAGCAATTACGATCCGCCTTGCGAAGGAAAGTGACCTTGCAAAAATCAACGATATCTACAACTACTACGTTCTCAACTCGACCTGCACCTA
Coding sequences:
- a CDS encoding ribonuclease J; protein product: MSKEKLRVIPLGGLGEIGKNMMLLEYGDDIIAVDAGVMFPDEEMLGVDLVIPDMTYLREKAEKFRGIAVTHGHEDHIGALPYVLGEFEAPVYASRLTHGLIRVKLRESKGLKDAPIEEIRPGERIRMGKFDVEFFRVCHSIPDAMGVAIRTPVGTVIHTGDFKFDHTPVDGRASDLAKLASFGSEGVALLMSDSTYAEVQGFTPSEQLVGETMLRVIGQAEGRVIVATFASLISRVQQIAEAAIKHNRRIAIVGRSMVENVQMALKLGYLKFPEGTLARIDEVEMLPPNRVVIITTGAQGEPTSALVRMANEDHREVALREGDTVIISATPIPGNETLVHKTVDNLLRLGVKVINDRMDTVHVHGHAAQEELKTMISLTKPKHFVPIHGEYRHLVAHAAIAKSLGISEKRTFIMEDGDVLELDHEHAHRHGRVQSGPIYVDGLGRWETESVVLRDRRMLSKDGIVVVFLVVDSRTSRPVRKPEIVSYGFLEEEESQVLTQAKGLIIETLSHDMGQVEIPFVQTKVKEALGQFFYKATKRRPMIIPVAMGL
- a CDS encoding uracil-DNA glycosylase, with product MAQQYESLSALHQSCLSCTACELSKQRTRVVPGEGSEKAQVMFIGEGPGYNEDQQGRPFVGQAGKLLDELIASIGMKRSDVFIANVVKCRPPGNRDPLPAEITACSDWLNEQIRLISPKVIVTLGRYSMAKFFPGDSISKVHGSPRKIGGVVVLPVHHPAAALYQQSLKQTLQSDFKKIPQILKEAAKVEEAKTEPKQLGLF